The proteins below are encoded in one region of Vicinamibacteria bacterium:
- a CDS encoding L,D-transpeptidase family protein, translating to MIALLVAAMVSSPIPSESRQLVLVLTPAADSTSGVLFRFQRSRAAREWVRVGESWPIVVGERGLAAGLGLHRGILPGLPVKTEGDGRSPAGVFDLVEAFGFDRPDSSLRMPYLQLTETVECVDDPESVDYARITQRRSSSDWHSSERMREIPGYVWGIVVGHNANRKKGAGSCIFLHAWSSPSGKTAGCTAMESSRIHELVNWLDERAAPVLVQLPEDLHQDLKLAWELPE from the coding sequence AGACAGCTCGTTCTCGTGCTCACCCCCGCGGCCGATTCCACTTCGGGCGTACTCTTTCGATTTCAACGCAGTCGCGCTGCCCGGGAGTGGGTGAGGGTCGGAGAGAGCTGGCCCATCGTCGTCGGCGAGCGAGGTCTCGCCGCCGGTCTCGGCCTCCATCGCGGAATTCTCCCGGGGCTTCCCGTCAAGACCGAGGGCGACGGCAGGAGCCCGGCCGGTGTGTTCGACCTCGTGGAGGCTTTTGGGTTCGACCGACCCGACTCCAGCTTGCGGATGCCCTATCTGCAGCTGACCGAAACGGTCGAATGCGTCGACGACCCTGAATCCGTCGATTACGCCCGTATCACTCAACGAAGATCCTCGTCCGATTGGCATTCGTCGGAACGGATGCGCGAGATCCCGGGCTACGTTTGGGGGATCGTCGTCGGCCACAACGCGAATCGGAAGAAGGGCGCCGGGTCTTGTATCTTTCTCCACGCTTGGTCTTCGCCAAGCGGAAAGACAGCCGGCTGCACGGCCATGGAATCGAGCCGAATCCACGAGCTGGTCAACTGGCTCGACGAGAGAGCTGCGCCGGTTCTCGTTCAGCTCCCCGAGGACCTCCATCAAGATCTCAAGCTCGCCTGGGAGCTCCCCGAGTAG